A genomic window from Streptomyces brevispora includes:
- a CDS encoding chitinase — protein sequence MERSPVTSRRRRRTRQGLGAAIAVVAAGAMTVTGLVSSAEAADVNVAKNAGFESGLANWTCSAGSGTTVSSPVHGGASALKATPAGQDNAKCTQTVAVKPNSTYALSSWVQGGYAYLGVSGTGTTDVSTWTPGSTSWSQLSTSFKTGANTTSVTVYTHGWYGQASYFVDDVSVSGPDGGGGTDPGPSIPAAPAGLAVGTTTSSSVSLSWNAVSGATGYTVYKDGAKAATATSNSATVTGLAANTAYQFTVTATNAAGESVKSASVSGRTAAGGGTDPGIPSTSVPKHAVTGYWQNFNNGATVQKISDVPANYDIIAVSFADATATPGAVTFNLDTAGLGGYTVAQFKADIKAKQAAGKNVIISVGGEKGSVSVNSDASATNFANSLYSLIQEYGFNGVDIDLENGLNSTYMTKALRSLSQKAGSGLVITMAPQTIDMQSTAGEYFKTALGIKDILTVVNMQYYNSGAMLGCDGKVYSQGSVDFLTALACIQLEGGLAPSQVGLGVPASPSGAGGGYVSPSVVNAALDCLAAGTNCGTFKPSKTYPGVRGAMTWSTNWDAKSGNAWSNAVGPHVHGLP from the coding sequence GTGGAACGTTCCCCCGTCACCAGCCGCAGAAGACGCCGCACCCGCCAGGGACTGGGCGCCGCCATCGCGGTCGTCGCCGCGGGCGCCATGACCGTCACCGGTCTCGTCAGCAGCGCGGAGGCCGCCGACGTCAACGTCGCCAAGAACGCGGGCTTCGAGTCCGGCCTCGCCAACTGGACCTGTTCCGCCGGCTCCGGGACCACCGTCTCCTCCCCCGTGCACGGTGGCGCCTCGGCGCTCAAGGCCACCCCGGCCGGCCAGGACAACGCCAAGTGCACGCAGACCGTGGCCGTGAAGCCCAACTCGACCTACGCGCTCAGCTCCTGGGTCCAGGGCGGGTACGCCTACCTGGGCGTCAGCGGCACCGGAACCACCGACGTGTCCACCTGGACCCCCGGCTCCACCAGCTGGTCCCAGCTGTCGACCAGCTTCAAGACCGGGGCGAACACCACCTCGGTCACCGTGTACACCCACGGCTGGTACGGCCAGGCGTCCTACTTCGTCGACGACGTCTCGGTCAGCGGCCCCGACGGCGGCGGCGGCACCGACCCCGGCCCGTCGATCCCCGCCGCCCCGGCCGGTCTCGCGGTCGGCACGACCACCTCGTCCTCCGTGTCCCTGTCCTGGAACGCGGTGTCCGGCGCGACCGGCTACACCGTCTACAAGGACGGCGCGAAGGCCGCCACCGCCACCTCCAACTCGGCCACCGTCACCGGGCTCGCGGCCAACACCGCGTACCAGTTCACGGTGACCGCCACCAACGCGGCCGGTGAGTCCGTCAAGTCCGCGAGCGTCAGCGGCCGTACGGCCGCCGGCGGCGGCACCGACCCGGGCATCCCGTCCACCTCGGTGCCCAAGCACGCGGTCACCGGCTACTGGCAGAACTTCAACAACGGCGCGACCGTGCAGAAGATCAGCGACGTACCCGCGAACTACGACATCATCGCGGTCTCCTTCGCCGACGCCACGGCCACGCCCGGCGCCGTCACCTTCAACCTGGACACGGCGGGCCTCGGCGGCTACACCGTCGCCCAGTTCAAGGCCGACATCAAGGCGAAGCAGGCGGCCGGGAAGAACGTCATCATCTCGGTCGGCGGCGAGAAGGGCTCGGTCTCGGTCAACAGCGACGCGTCCGCGACCAACTTCGCCAACTCCCTCTACTCGCTCATCCAGGAGTACGGCTTCAACGGTGTCGACATCGACCTGGAGAACGGCCTCAACTCCACGTACATGACGAAGGCGCTGCGCTCGCTGTCGCAGAAGGCGGGCTCCGGTCTCGTCATCACGATGGCGCCGCAGACCATCGACATGCAGTCCACCGCGGGTGAGTACTTCAAGACGGCGCTCGGCATCAAGGACATCCTGACCGTCGTCAACATGCAGTACTACAACAGCGGTGCGATGCTCGGCTGCGACGGCAAGGTCTACTCGCAGGGCTCGGTGGACTTCCTCACCGCGCTGGCCTGCATCCAGCTGGAAGGCGGCCTCGCCCCGTCGCAGGTCGGCCTCGGCGTCCCCGCCTCCCCCAGTGGCGCGGGCGGCGGCTACGTGTCCCCCTCGGTCGTGAACGCGGCCCTGGACTGCCTGGCCGCCGGCACGAACTGCGGCACCTTCAAGCCCTCGAAGACCTACCCGGGTGTCCGCGGCGCGATGACCTGGTCGACCAACTGGGACGCCAAGTCGGGCAACGCCTGGTCGAACGCGGTCGGCCCGCACGTCCACGGCCTGCCGTAA
- the cpaB gene encoding Flp pilus assembly protein CpaB, protein MNSRQRRGVILLLLSVLCAFGAFAGVLSVISDVNSKVGPEVSAYELKSDVAPFTNLTPDKFEKVSMPKRWLSSNAVTDISEVNGKISLTTLKEGSLLQSDMMQSRPALQPGEQEIAIMIDAATGVAGKITSGATVNVYATFAGEREGEPAQSKVIVSNAKVLDVGKLTALDPSRDGKGSQATEAVPITFALNTLDTQRIAYAESFAMHVRLALIATGSDSSIRPGDRTYTLDKDK, encoded by the coding sequence ATGAACTCCCGCCAGCGCCGCGGCGTGATACTCCTGCTCCTCTCGGTCCTGTGCGCCTTCGGCGCCTTCGCCGGAGTGCTCTCGGTGATCAGCGACGTCAACTCGAAGGTCGGACCCGAGGTCTCGGCCTACGAGCTGAAGAGCGACGTCGCACCCTTCACCAACTTGACTCCGGACAAGTTCGAGAAGGTCTCGATGCCGAAGCGGTGGCTCTCGTCCAACGCGGTGACCGACATCTCCGAGGTCAACGGCAAGATCTCCCTCACCACGCTCAAGGAGGGCTCGCTGCTCCAGTCCGACATGATGCAGTCCCGGCCCGCCCTGCAGCCCGGTGAGCAGGAGATCGCGATCATGATCGACGCCGCGACCGGCGTCGCGGGGAAGATCACCTCCGGTGCCACGGTCAACGTCTACGCCACGTTCGCGGGCGAGCGCGAGGGCGAGCCGGCGCAGTCGAAGGTCATCGTCTCCAACGCCAAGGTCCTGGACGTCGGCAAGCTGACCGCCCTGGACCCGAGCCGCGACGGCAAGGGCAGTCAGGCCACCGAAGCGGTACCGATCACCTTCGCGCTGAACACGCTCGACACCCAGCGCATCGCGTACGCGGAGTCGTTCGCGATGCACGTACGCCTCGCGCTCATCGCCACCGGCAGCGACAGCAGTATCCGTCCGGGCGACCGCACCTACACGCTCGACAAGGACAAGTGA
- a CDS encoding AAA family ATPase, translating to MTTRILPAVGEADAARSVTTLLSQLPDAEPAAPVGDSTQLIDTLARLAGESLDELPEVVLVHERIGPVPALELIREVSLRFPAIGVVLITADASPGLFSAAMDSGARGLVTLPLSYEELVNRVQSAAQWSVGVRRHLGAGSDVFTGPGGTVVTVSGAKGGVGVTVAAVQLALAAQASGRTVALVDMDLQSGDIASYLDVQFRRSIVDLAAISDISPRVLADAVFSHSTGIALLLAPGEGERGEEVSDRAARQIVSALRSRYEIVVIDCGSQMNGANAAAIEMADTALLVTTPDVVAVRGAKRIVRMWDRLQIRKAEETTTVVNRFNRNTEIQPPLIQKITGTRIAGTAVPANFKELQGAVDAGRMHELDAKSVVKQALWALAGELGLVKLPAGAAGSEKYKTDRGSIGRSRRRGDSAGRGKTD from the coding sequence ATGACCACGAGGATCCTCCCGGCCGTCGGTGAGGCCGATGCGGCCAGATCCGTCACCACCCTGCTCAGCCAGCTCCCCGACGCGGAGCCGGCCGCTCCGGTCGGCGACTCGACACAGCTCATCGACACGCTCGCGCGCCTCGCGGGCGAGTCGCTCGACGAGCTGCCCGAGGTCGTGCTGGTCCACGAGCGGATCGGTCCGGTGCCGGCTCTGGAACTGATCCGGGAGGTATCCCTGCGCTTCCCCGCCATCGGGGTCGTGCTCATCACCGCCGACGCGAGCCCCGGTCTGTTCTCCGCCGCGATGGACTCCGGGGCCCGTGGCCTGGTCACGTTGCCGCTGAGCTACGAGGAACTGGTCAACCGGGTCCAGTCCGCCGCCCAGTGGTCCGTCGGCGTCCGCCGGCACCTGGGCGCCGGCAGCGACGTCTTCACCGGTCCCGGCGGCACCGTCGTGACGGTCAGCGGCGCCAAGGGCGGTGTGGGAGTCACCGTCGCAGCGGTCCAGCTCGCCCTCGCCGCCCAGGCATCGGGCCGGACCGTCGCCCTGGTCGACATGGACCTCCAGTCCGGGGACATCGCCTCGTACCTGGACGTGCAGTTCCGCCGGTCCATCGTCGACCTGGCGGCGATCAGCGACATCTCCCCGCGCGTCCTGGCCGACGCGGTGTTCAGCCACAGCACCGGAATCGCCCTGCTCCTCGCACCCGGCGAGGGGGAACGAGGCGAAGAGGTCAGCGACCGCGCGGCCCGGCAGATCGTCAGCGCACTGCGCTCGCGCTACGAGATCGTGGTCATCGACTGCGGCAGCCAGATGAACGGTGCCAACGCGGCGGCCATCGAGATGGCTGACACCGCACTGCTGGTCACGACCCCGGACGTGGTCGCGGTGCGCGGCGCGAAGCGCATCGTACGGATGTGGGACCGGCTCCAGATCCGCAAGGCGGAGGAGACGACGACAGTCGTCAACCGCTTCAACCGCAACACCGAGATCCAGCCGCCGCTGATCCAGAAGATCACCGGAACCCGGATCGCCGGAACAGCGGTCCCCGCCAATTTCAAGGAACTTCAGGGTGCCGTCGACGCGGGACGGATGCATGAACTCGATGCGAAGAGTGTCGTGAAACAGGCACTGTGGGCCTTGGCGGGAGAGCTGGGCCTGGTGAAGCTCCCCGCAGGCGCGGCAGGCAGCGAGAAGTACAAGACCGACCGGGGCTCGATCGGCCGTTCCCGCAGACGGGGCGATTCCGCGGGCCGTGGCAAGACCGACTGA
- a CDS encoding TadE family protein — translation MATMEMAETGIGRRRDRDRGQTAIEFVGVTPLIILLLVALWQCALIGYTFSLASNAADQAARAGNVSQSGHRAACTRAANEDLPNAWHTDDIDCISGERGLYRARVHLAVPVLVPGVLDWGPKITGEAASAKEG, via the coding sequence ATGGCAACCATGGAGATGGCGGAAACAGGCATAGGCAGGAGGCGTGACCGCGACCGCGGACAGACCGCGATCGAGTTCGTCGGGGTTACGCCACTGATCATCCTGCTGCTCGTCGCGCTCTGGCAGTGCGCGCTGATCGGCTACACGTTCAGCCTGGCGAGCAACGCGGCGGATCAGGCGGCGCGGGCGGGAAACGTCTCGCAGTCGGGCCATAGGGCGGCCTGCACGAGGGCAGCGAACGAGGATCTGCCCAACGCCTGGCACACCGACGACATCGACTGCATCAGCGGCGAACGCGGCTTGTACCGGGCCAGGGTCCACCTCGCCGTACCCGTCCTGGTACCCGGAGTGCTCGACTGGGGACCGAAGATCACCGGCGAAGCCGCCTCGGCGAAGGAGGGCTGA
- a CDS encoding TadE/TadG family type IV pilus assembly protein — MAGNKRRSARDRGQVAFEYMGFIPLLLLVGLCAIQLGIAAYAANQAGTGARAAARTASHDRPEIPPEVAGRSAMSHWLTKQGHTDFDHSFGDGTVTYTAKVKVPSIIPWIDDFGPAERSSTMPLD; from the coding sequence ATGGCCGGGAACAAGCGAAGGTCCGCTCGCGACCGCGGGCAGGTCGCCTTCGAGTACATGGGGTTCATCCCGCTGCTGCTGCTGGTCGGCCTCTGCGCCATCCAGCTGGGCATCGCGGCGTACGCGGCCAACCAGGCGGGCACCGGTGCCCGGGCGGCGGCACGTACGGCCAGTCACGACCGGCCGGAGATCCCGCCGGAGGTGGCGGGCAGGTCGGCCATGAGCCATTGGCTCACCAAGCAGGGCCACACCGACTTCGACCACTCCTTCGGCGACGGCACGGTGACCTACACCGCCAAGGTCAAGGTCCCCTCGATCATCCCGTGGATCGACGACTTCGGCCCCGCCGAGCGCAGCTCCACCATGCCCCTCGACTGA
- a CDS encoding CpaF family protein has protein sequence MSLRARITAPEEHGGGREDGHMVASYRAKLLEEIDLAEMSSLAAADRRARLERVLGHIISREGPVLSTVERSQLIRRVVDEALGLGILEPLLEDASITEIMVNGPDQIFVERSGKVEQLPMRFGSHEQLMQTIERIVSTVNRRVDEANPMVDARLPSGERVNVIIPPLSLTGATLTIRRFPRAFTLQEMIGFGSLDEQMLVLLSGLVQAKLNIIVSGATGTGKTTLLNALSGLIPNNERIVTIEDSAELQLQQNHVIRLESRPANVEGKGQISIRDLVRNSLRMRPDRIVVGEVRGGESLDMLQAMSTGHDGSLATVHANNAEDALMRLQTLASMSEIKIPFEALHDQINSAVDVIVQLTRHADGGRKITEIAILDSHGRDNYRIVSVARFIPQPMSADGRIHGRFQYLPLPRKIAERLYMASQPIPQAFGVASSDEQLATREAK, from the coding sequence ATGAGCCTGCGGGCACGCATCACCGCCCCCGAGGAGCACGGTGGGGGGCGGGAGGACGGCCACATGGTCGCCTCCTACCGGGCCAAGCTGCTTGAGGAGATCGACCTCGCGGAGATGTCCTCGCTGGCCGCTGCCGACCGGCGGGCCCGCCTGGAGCGCGTACTCGGCCACATCATCAGCCGTGAAGGACCGGTCCTCTCGACCGTCGAACGCTCACAGCTGATCCGCCGGGTCGTCGACGAGGCCCTCGGCCTCGGCATCCTGGAACCACTGCTCGAAGACGCGTCCATCACCGAGATCATGGTGAACGGACCGGACCAGATCTTCGTCGAGCGCAGCGGCAAGGTCGAACAGCTCCCGATGCGCTTCGGCTCGCACGAACAGCTGATGCAGACCATCGAGCGCATCGTCTCGACGGTCAACCGCCGTGTGGACGAAGCGAATCCGATGGTCGACGCCCGCCTCCCCAGCGGCGAGCGTGTCAACGTGATCATCCCGCCGCTGTCCCTGACCGGCGCCACGCTCACCATCCGGCGGTTCCCGAGGGCCTTCACCCTCCAGGAGATGATCGGCTTCGGCTCGCTCGACGAGCAGATGCTGGTCCTGCTCTCGGGACTCGTCCAGGCCAAGCTCAACATCATCGTCTCCGGCGCCACCGGCACCGGCAAGACGACCCTGCTCAACGCGCTCTCCGGACTGATCCCGAACAACGAGCGCATCGTCACCATCGAGGACTCGGCCGAACTCCAGCTCCAGCAGAACCACGTCATCCGGCTGGAGTCCCGCCCGGCGAACGTGGAGGGCAAGGGCCAGATCAGCATCCGCGACCTGGTCCGCAACTCCCTGCGTATGCGCCCCGACCGCATCGTCGTCGGTGAGGTCCGTGGCGGCGAGTCGCTCGACATGCTCCAGGCGATGTCCACCGGTCACGACGGCTCCCTCGCGACCGTTCACGCCAACAACGCCGAGGACGCGCTGATGCGTCTGCAGACCCTGGCCTCGATGTCGGAGATCAAGATCCCCTTCGAGGCGCTGCACGACCAGATCAACAGCGCCGTCGACGTGATCGTCCAGCTCACCCGGCACGCCGACGGTGGCCGAAAGATCACCGAGATCGCGATCCTCGACTCGCACGGCCGCGACAACTACCGCATCGTCAGCGTGGCCCGCTTCATCCCCCAGCCGATGTCCGCCGACGGGCGGATCCACGGCCGGTTCCAGTACCTTCCGCTCCCGCGCAAGATCGCCGAACGGCTCTATATGGCCAGCCAGCCCATCCCCCAGGCGTTCGGCGTCGCCTCGTCCGACGAACAGCTCGCCACCCGAGAGGCCAAGTAG
- a CDS encoding type II secretion system F family protein: MTNLPLLTIGVTLVCGVLGVMGLHAYAGGKADRDALVDRLSHTGQIQAAGRHRRFQGVDRRLRRTSLGRKIELKLAVTGLEITPGEFFVYALVAMAGLWMTASSILASFFGPVAALIGLWGTNAFLNWQRTKRTDRFINQLPELSRILANATQAGLALRTALAMAADELEDPAGEELARVARRLGVGESLDEALSELTERLPSRELVVLVTTLVLSNRAGGTVVSSLRNLTETLEERKETRREVKTQLSQVTVTAYAVPGFGFGAMLLMNAVMPGALDRMTGALIGQAAVIVSLILYAIGFIVIRRLSRIDV; this comes from the coding sequence ATGACCAATCTCCCCCTCCTCACGATCGGCGTCACGCTCGTCTGCGGCGTGCTCGGCGTCATGGGCCTGCACGCGTACGCCGGTGGCAAGGCCGACCGCGACGCCCTCGTCGACCGCCTCTCGCACACGGGCCAGATACAGGCCGCAGGCCGCCACCGCCGCTTCCAGGGCGTCGACCGCAGACTGCGCAGAACGAGTCTGGGCCGCAAGATCGAGCTGAAGCTCGCGGTCACTGGCCTGGAAATCACCCCGGGCGAGTTCTTCGTCTACGCACTGGTCGCCATGGCCGGGCTGTGGATGACCGCCTCGTCGATCCTGGCCTCCTTCTTCGGCCCGGTCGCCGCCCTGATCGGTCTCTGGGGCACCAACGCCTTCCTGAACTGGCAGCGGACCAAGCGCACCGACCGCTTCATCAACCAGCTCCCCGAGCTCTCCCGCATCCTCGCCAACGCCACCCAGGCCGGACTGGCCCTGCGCACCGCGCTCGCCATGGCCGCGGACGAACTGGAGGACCCCGCCGGCGAGGAACTCGCCCGGGTCGCACGCCGTCTCGGCGTCGGTGAATCGCTCGACGAGGCGCTGAGCGAGCTGACCGAGCGGCTGCCGTCCCGCGAACTCGTCGTCCTCGTCACGACCCTCGTCCTGTCCAACCGGGCCGGCGGTACGGTCGTCAGCTCCCTGCGCAACCTCACCGAGACGCTGGAGGAACGCAAGGAGACCCGGCGTGAGGTCAAGACGCAGCTGTCGCAGGTGACGGTCACCGCCTACGCGGTCCCGGGCTTCGGCTTCGGCGCGATGCTCCTGATGAACGCCGTGATGCCGGGCGCACTCGACCGTATGACCGGCGCACTGATCGGCCAGGCCGCGGTCATCGTCTCGCTCATCCTGTACGCGATCGGATTCATCGTGATCCGCCGCCTGTCCCGTATCGACGTCTGA
- a CDS encoding DUF5936 domain-containing protein — translation MDLLLALVVGLAVFGAIAGIRMYRADAKLPGDLAIALEVGSTRTGAVGSGIDRMGMRWAPAVLRMMGPKAVNKKRRQIDMAGNPGGLTIDRYAARRAVYGALGAFGALSMLMRGQLFFAILLLAFGAFWVEVGIWSAVRVRKEHIERTLPDFLDVLAVVVSAGLGFRQALERVAEKYEGPWADELRITLRQMDMGVSRRQAFEELRKRNDSEQVAMFVTTLQQGEELGAPIVETLIQIANDMRRTDAQNARRKAAKAVPKATFAVTSFLLPGTLLLLTVGFVYGANVDFSFLGG, via the coding sequence ATGGACCTGTTGCTCGCACTCGTTGTAGGTCTCGCAGTGTTCGGAGCCATCGCCGGCATCCGGATGTACCGGGCCGACGCCAAGCTCCCCGGCGACCTCGCCATCGCCCTGGAGGTCGGCTCCACCCGCACCGGCGCGGTCGGCTCCGGCATCGACCGGATGGGCATGCGCTGGGCCCCCGCGGTGCTCAGGATGATGGGCCCCAAAGCCGTCAACAAGAAGCGCCGCCAGATCGACATGGCCGGTAACCCCGGCGGTCTCACCATCGACCGGTACGCCGCCCGCCGTGCCGTCTACGGAGCGCTCGGCGCGTTCGGCGCCCTGTCGATGCTCATGCGCGGCCAGCTCTTCTTCGCCATCCTGCTGCTCGCCTTCGGCGCCTTCTGGGTCGAGGTCGGCATCTGGTCGGCCGTCCGGGTCCGCAAGGAGCACATCGAGCGCACGCTCCCCGACTTCCTCGACGTCCTCGCGGTCGTCGTCTCGGCGGGCCTCGGCTTCCGCCAGGCGCTGGAACGCGTCGCGGAGAAGTACGAGGGCCCCTGGGCCGACGAACTCCGCATCACCCTGCGCCAGATGGACATGGGCGTCAGCCGTCGCCAGGCCTTCGAGGAGCTCCGCAAGCGCAACGACTCGGAACAGGTCGCGATGTTCGTGACCACACTCCAGCAGGGCGAGGAACTGGGCGCGCCGATCGTCGAGACACTGATCCAGATCGCCAACGACATGCGCCGCACCGATGCCCAGAACGCCCGGCGCAAGGCGGCCAAGGCCGTCCCGAAGGCCACCTTCGCGGTCACCTCCTTCCTGCTCCCGGGCACCCTGCTGCTGCTGACGGTCGGATTCGTGTACGGGGCCAACGTCGACTTCTCGTTCCTCGGCGGATGA
- a CDS encoding sensor histidine kinase encodes MAFQFSDSQPGLTSEVRQALSNPGAQPAFTIQLNALQAMCRQVFGFRLAMTAIATPFAIAHTAPGLATWLIGAAILTTFMGSYVLFRDWERFGPLFLRHRWLLGVDAFIGALLLITATPESTLAYVTVCTPLLAGLVYGWRGAAVFTTLQTLIIFGVHGTNPRLEGGGATALLLPGFCVIAGAVGVTLRNLLLRFGTASQALTETRARLAVNEAVEGERTRLAREMHDSVAKTLHGLALAADGLAHSSDRMDPLTVKHQAELVARSARRAAAESRELLSDLRRESGLDGGVDLVGELRARAQDFTRRHGLVATFRTLNETPVPPVPQAVGRQLLTIASEAMENAHRHAHPTYLVVLAGVKGDVLRVSVYDDGRGLPSGTTLDDLKRAGHFGLVGMVERAASIGARIRIGKGKAATGTEVRLELPMAALSQEPSVQQFN; translated from the coding sequence ATGGCATTCCAATTCAGCGACTCACAACCGGGACTGACGAGCGAGGTGCGCCAGGCGCTCTCCAATCCGGGCGCTCAGCCGGCCTTCACGATCCAGCTCAACGCGCTCCAGGCCATGTGCCGCCAGGTCTTCGGGTTCCGTCTCGCGATGACCGCCATAGCGACACCGTTCGCGATCGCCCACACGGCACCTGGTCTCGCGACCTGGCTGATCGGCGCGGCCATCCTCACCACCTTCATGGGCTCCTACGTCCTCTTCCGGGACTGGGAGCGCTTCGGCCCGCTCTTCCTGCGCCACCGCTGGCTGCTCGGCGTCGACGCGTTCATCGGCGCGCTGCTGCTGATCACCGCCACACCCGAATCCACCCTGGCGTACGTCACCGTCTGCACGCCGCTGCTCGCCGGGCTCGTCTACGGCTGGCGCGGCGCGGCGGTGTTCACCACACTCCAGACGCTGATCATCTTCGGCGTCCACGGAACCAACCCGAGGCTGGAGGGCGGTGGGGCGACCGCGCTCCTGCTCCCCGGCTTCTGCGTGATCGCCGGGGCCGTCGGCGTCACCCTGCGCAACCTGCTGCTCCGCTTCGGCACGGCGAGCCAGGCCCTCACGGAGACCAGGGCACGGCTCGCGGTCAACGAGGCCGTCGAGGGAGAGCGCACCCGGCTGGCCCGCGAGATGCACGACTCGGTCGCCAAGACCCTGCACGGGCTGGCACTCGCCGCCGATGGTCTGGCCCACTCGTCGGACCGGATGGACCCCCTCACGGTGAAGCACCAGGCCGAACTGGTCGCCCGGTCGGCCCGCCGGGCAGCCGCGGAATCACGCGAACTCCTGTCCGACCTGCGCAGGGAGTCCGGCCTGGACGGCGGTGTGGACCTCGTCGGCGAACTCCGCGCCCGTGCCCAGGACTTCACCCGCCGCCACGGCCTCGTCGCCACCTTCAGGACCCTCAACGAGACACCGGTCCCGCCGGTACCCCAGGCGGTCGGCCGCCAACTCCTCACCATTGCCTCCGAGGCCATGGAGAACGCGCACCGCCACGCCCACCCGACGTACCTGGTCGTCCTGGCCGGGGTGAAGGGGGACGTTCTGCGCGTCAGCGTCTACGACGACGGGCGGGGCCTGCCCTCGGGCACCACGCTCGACGACCTCAAGCGGGCCGGCCACTTCGGCCTCGTGGGCATGGTCGAACGCGCCGCGTCCATCGGCGCCCGTATCCGTATCGGCAAGGGCAAGGCGGCCACCGGCACGGAAGTCCGCCTGGAGCTGCCGATGGCCGCCCTGTCCCAGGAACCATCCGTGCAGCAGTTCAACTGA
- a CDS encoding response regulator transcription factor — MPDEISHTSGQNWAAQHHASQHTSSHATPINSESSSPGFPAPQQPAASGALPAFPPAPDLPAPGPLRVVVADDNPVVRAGLGALLSGRDDVEVAAEAADGRQAYDMALRHRPDVVLLDVRMPGVDGISALPHLVQVAPVMMLTYSRESEIVHEALRLGASGYLVHGEFTADQLVQAVRDTKNGRAHFTATAANALLAHMRQGPGPQGAQLPEGLGSALTTGVPYQIPGYDAHGSGHAPGYAPGHVPGHASGPGVSPQHGAYAYMPPPGTASPMPPPAAQPVRPSQGLSHVQPGMGQSSVVGGPGAAQNRQQYGLSSREVEVMELIASGMSNQQIAATCFISEKTVKNHINRIFTKLHSSSRSEAIARWLGTAPASGPGAQGGR; from the coding sequence ATGCCGGACGAGATCTCGCACACGTCGGGCCAGAACTGGGCAGCACAGCATCACGCATCCCAGCACACGTCCTCGCATGCCACGCCCATCAATTCGGAATCCAGCTCCCCAGGATTCCCCGCTCCGCAGCAGCCCGCGGCATCCGGAGCGCTGCCCGCCTTCCCCCCCGCCCCCGACCTGCCCGCCCCCGGACCGTTGAGGGTCGTCGTCGCCGACGACAACCCCGTGGTCCGGGCCGGCCTCGGCGCCCTGCTCTCGGGCCGTGACGACGTCGAGGTCGCGGCAGAGGCGGCGGACGGCCGCCAGGCCTACGACATGGCCTTGCGGCACCGTCCGGACGTCGTCCTGCTCGACGTCCGGATGCCCGGCGTGGACGGTATCTCCGCCCTGCCCCACCTGGTACAGGTCGCACCCGTCATGATGCTGACCTACAGCCGCGAGAGCGAGATCGTCCACGAGGCACTGCGCCTGGGCGCGAGCGGCTATCTGGTCCACGGCGAGTTCACGGCGGACCAGCTCGTGCAGGCGGTACGCGACACGAAGAACGGCCGCGCGCACTTCACGGCCACGGCGGCCAACGCGCTGCTCGCCCACATGCGACAGGGCCCCGGACCGCAGGGCGCACAGCTGCCGGAGGGCCTCGGATCCGCCCTGACCACGGGCGTTCCCTACCAGATCCCCGGCTACGACGCCCATGGCTCAGGCCATGCGCCCGGATATGCGCCTGGTCATGTGCCCGGCCATGCGTCCGGACCGGGAGTGTCACCGCAGCACGGTGCGTATGCATACATGCCCCCGCCCGGAACGGCTTCGCCGATGCCGCCACCTGCGGCGCAGCCGGTACGACCATCTCAGGGTCTTTCGCATGTGCAACCAGGTATGGGACAGTCTTCGGTAGTCGGGGGGCCGGGCGCCGCCCAGAACAGGCAGCAGTACGGGTTGAGTTCGAGGGAGGTGGAGGTCATGGAGCTGATCGCGTCCGGTATGAGCAATCAGCAAATCGCCGCCACCTGCTTCATCAGCGAGAAGACCGTGAAGAACCACATCAACCGGATCTTCACCAAGCTGCACAGCAGCAGCCGCAGCGAGGCGATCGCCCGCTGGCTCGGCACAGCGCCGGCCTCGGGTCCCGGTGCACAGGGGGGCAGGTAG